A portion of the Oxynema aestuarii AP17 genome contains these proteins:
- a CDS encoding methionine gamma-lyase family protein, with protein sequence MDCSQQLQEAHTALLPIFSAIDTKVKQNLNRVLGAYRQYRVGVHHFASVSGYGHDDLGRETFDRVFADIVGAQAAAVRVQFVSGTHAIACALYGVLRPGDELLAVAGAPYDTLEEVIGLRGEGQGSLLDFGITYRQLDLTETGEIDWEGLATAIGPETRVVSIQRSCGYCWRQSLAIADIERIVKLVKAQNPETICLVDNCYGEFIETREPTAVGADLIAGSLIKNPGGTIATAGGYVAGRADLVEAATCRLTAPGIGSSGGATFEQNRLLFQGLFLAPQMVGEAMKGNHLTALVFDRLGYPVNPAPMAPRRDIIQAVKLGSREKLIAFCRAIQQHSPVGSYLDPVPAPMPGYESQLVMAGGTFIDGSTSEFSADGPLREPYIVFCQGGTHWTHVAIALEAAIEAM encoded by the coding sequence ATGGACTGCTCTCAACAGCTACAAGAAGCCCATACGGCACTCTTACCCATCTTTTCTGCAATTGACACGAAGGTCAAGCAGAATCTAAACCGGGTTTTAGGGGCTTATCGGCAGTATCGAGTCGGCGTCCATCATTTTGCTAGCGTTAGCGGCTACGGTCACGACGATTTGGGACGAGAGACCTTCGATCGCGTGTTTGCCGATATTGTTGGAGCCCAAGCGGCAGCCGTTCGAGTTCAGTTCGTCTCGGGAACCCACGCGATCGCCTGCGCTCTTTACGGCGTTTTGCGTCCCGGGGACGAACTGCTGGCAGTGGCGGGCGCCCCCTACGACACATTAGAAGAAGTCATCGGTTTGCGCGGGGAAGGTCAGGGATCTCTATTGGACTTTGGGATAACTTACCGTCAACTCGACTTAACTGAGACGGGAGAGATCGACTGGGAAGGACTGGCGACGGCGATCGGTCCGGAAACACGGGTGGTATCGATTCAGCGATCGTGCGGCTATTGCTGGCGCCAGAGTTTGGCGATCGCCGATATTGAAAGAATCGTCAAGCTGGTCAAAGCTCAAAATCCTGAAACGATTTGTCTTGTCGATAACTGTTACGGCGAATTTATCGAAACCCGCGAACCTACTGCCGTCGGCGCCGATTTAATCGCCGGATCCCTGATCAAAAATCCCGGGGGGACGATCGCCACCGCAGGCGGTTACGTCGCCGGACGGGCCGATTTGGTAGAAGCTGCAACCTGTCGCCTCACGGCGCCGGGAATTGGTAGCAGTGGCGGCGCCACGTTCGAGCAAAACCGATTGCTGTTTCAAGGCTTATTTTTAGCCCCGCAAATGGTCGGGGAAGCGATGAAAGGCAATCACCTGACTGCCTTGGTTTTCGATCGCCTCGGCTATCCAGTCAATCCCGCCCCGATGGCCCCCCGCCGCGATATCATCCAAGCGGTGAAACTCGGTTCTCGGGAGAAGCTGATTGCCTTTTGTCGCGCCATCCAACAGCATTCCCCCGTCGGGTCTTATCTGGACCCCGTCCCGGCGCCGATGCCCGGGTACGAGAGCCAATTAGTGATGGCTGGCGGGACATTTATCGATGGCAGTACCTCGGAGTTTTCAGCCGACGGTCCGTTGCGAGAACCTTATATCGTTTTCTGTCAGGGAGGGACTCATTGGACCCACGTGGCGATCGCTTTGGAAGCGGCGATCGAAGCGATGTAG
- the ald gene encoding alanine dehydrogenase has product MEIGVPKETKDREFRVGLSPSSVRVLGENGHAVFVETGAGEGAGFSDREYADAGAIVVASAKEAWDREMVVKVKEPLAAEYDFLAKDRVLFTYLHLAADRPLTERAIASGVTAIAYETVELPDKRLPLLTPMSIIAGRLAIQFGAHFLERQQGGRGLLLGGVPGVRPATVVILGGGIVGTEAARMAVGMGARVQILDINLDRLAYLETLFGSRVELLYSEPMQIEAVVPHADLLVGAVLVPGRRAPVLVNRSLVKQMHPGSVIVDVAVDQGGCVETLKTTSHTKPTYVEEGVVHYGVPNMPGAVPATATQALNNSTLPYVLKLASGGIAAIDDDPALAKGVNIYKHQLVHRAVQEVFPDL; this is encoded by the coding sequence ATGGAAATTGGGGTTCCCAAAGAAACGAAAGATCGGGAGTTTCGCGTCGGTTTGAGTCCGAGTAGCGTCCGGGTTCTCGGAGAAAACGGTCATGCGGTCTTCGTCGAAACAGGAGCGGGAGAAGGGGCGGGTTTTAGCGATCGAGAGTACGCCGACGCCGGGGCGATCGTCGTCGCTTCTGCCAAAGAAGCATGGGATCGGGAAATGGTCGTCAAAGTCAAAGAGCCGCTTGCGGCAGAATACGACTTTTTAGCGAAAGATCGAGTGTTATTTACCTATTTGCATCTGGCTGCCGATCGCCCCCTGACCGAACGGGCGATCGCCTCCGGCGTCACCGCGATCGCCTACGAAACTGTCGAACTCCCGGACAAACGCCTGCCCTTGCTCACCCCGATGAGCATCATTGCCGGACGACTCGCCATCCAATTCGGCGCCCACTTCCTCGAACGGCAACAAGGGGGACGGGGTTTGCTCCTCGGCGGCGTTCCCGGCGTACGACCCGCCACCGTGGTCATTTTAGGCGGTGGGATCGTCGGAACCGAAGCCGCCCGCATGGCCGTCGGCATGGGCGCCCGCGTCCAAATCCTCGATATCAACCTCGATCGCCTCGCCTACTTAGAAACCCTATTCGGTTCCCGCGTCGAACTGCTCTACAGCGAACCGATGCAAATCGAAGCCGTCGTCCCCCATGCGGATTTGCTCGTCGGGGCCGTCTTAGTCCCCGGACGGCGGGCGCCCGTCTTAGTCAACCGTTCCCTCGTCAAACAAATGCATCCCGGTTCGGTCATCGTCGATGTTGCCGTCGATCAAGGGGGTTGCGTCGAAACCTTAAAAACCACCTCCCACACCAAACCGACTTATGTCGAAGAAGGAGTCGTTCACTACGGCGTTCCCAACATGCCCGGAGCCGTTCCGGCGACTGCCACCCAGGCCCTCAACAACAGCACCTTGCCCTACGTGCTGAAACTTGCCTCCGGCGGGATCGCGGCGATCGACGACGATCCCGCCTTAGCGAAAGGGGTCAATATTTACAAGCATCAGTTAGTCCATCGTGCCGTCCAGGAAGTGTTTCCGGACTTATAG
- a CDS encoding chlorophyll a/b-binding protein, with protein MTQPQPSTPPKIDEPKFGFNEYAERLNGRAAMIGFAITLIVEYVTGQGLLSWLGLT; from the coding sequence ATGACGCAACCGCAACCTTCCACTCCTCCCAAAATCGACGAGCCAAAATTCGGTTTTAACGAATATGCAGAGCGTTTAAACGGTCGGGCGGCGATGATCGGGTTTGCGATTACCTTGATCGTCGAGTACGTCACGGGTCAGGGTCTGCTCTCCTGGCTGGGTTTGACCTGA
- a CDS encoding heavy metal-responsive transcriptional regulator: MNATSGKVWLKIGEVSTRSGLSIKTIRYYEDIGLLDPIVERSSSGYRLFETEVFNRLAFIKRAQSLGLNLSEIKDILDVHDRGELPCGEVKQHLEAKVEAIDRQIEALATLRGELRGILNGWQEHPPADAKAETICPNIQSRGGSRTVPTSHPNGDCSPSGEATSF, encoded by the coding sequence GTGAACGCAACCTCGGGGAAAGTCTGGCTCAAAATTGGTGAAGTTTCGACCCGGAGCGGGTTGAGTATTAAAACCATTCGCTACTACGAAGATATCGGACTGCTCGATCCGATCGTCGAGCGCTCTTCGTCCGGTTACCGTTTGTTCGAGACGGAAGTTTTCAATCGTCTGGCGTTTATCAAACGGGCGCAATCGTTGGGCTTGAACCTGAGTGAAATTAAGGATATTCTCGACGTTCACGATCGCGGCGAGTTGCCGTGTGGGGAAGTCAAACAGCATTTGGAAGCGAAAGTCGAGGCGATCGATCGCCAGATCGAAGCCTTGGCTACCCTACGGGGGGAACTGCGAGGCATCCTCAACGGTTGGCAAGAACACCCCCCAGCCGACGCTAAAGCGGAAACGATTTGTCCGAATATTCAAAGTAGGGGCGGTTCGCGAACCGTCCCTACTTCGCACCCAAATGGGGACTGTTCCCCTTCCGGCGAAGCAACATCCTTTTGA
- a CDS encoding WD40 repeat domain-containing protein: MTRLPFFRNFGADRRFKKPGGSRGLLAVLTLSAILAGGAIASVGAVDPTGGDRLRRDGDLSAIAASWQNPERVTTLEGESNTVESVAFSPDGTILAVGGGRNDPRIELWNLENNKRFQTLKGHKNRVLELDFTPDGRTLVSSGDDAIVNLWNLETGKLKHTFLDHFSNVVSLAITPDSHTLVSGALDGLKLWDLLDPQPLDSVWPFQPIYSVAISPDGTLLAVGDREGAIALWPLQQDGEAIRFSETIATPFRHEAGITSLAFSPDGRRLVSAGLDRAIHVWNLQTGQLDAPSIRTRSPLRSLALNPVATIAATTSRDGIKIWNLTDATLLAELSEDVTGVVAIAWSPDGERLATGGLQRTIEIWHGGSLPGSEVLATTDANY; the protein is encoded by the coding sequence GTGACTCGATTGCCATTTTTCCGTAATTTTGGCGCCGATCGCCGTTTCAAAAAACCCGGGGGTTCGCGGGGGCTGCTGGCGGTCTTGACCCTGAGTGCGATCCTCGCCGGAGGGGCGATCGCGTCCGTCGGGGCCGTAGATCCCACCGGGGGCGATCGCCTCCGGCGAGATGGCGACCTGTCGGCGATCGCGGCTTCCTGGCAAAACCCCGAACGGGTGACCACCCTCGAAGGAGAATCCAACACCGTCGAATCCGTCGCCTTCAGTCCCGACGGCACGATCTTGGCGGTCGGCGGCGGTCGCAACGACCCGCGCATCGAATTGTGGAATCTGGAAAATAACAAGCGCTTTCAAACCCTCAAAGGTCACAAAAACCGGGTGTTAGAACTCGATTTCACCCCGGACGGACGCACCCTCGTCAGTAGCGGCGACGACGCGATCGTCAATCTTTGGAATCTCGAAACCGGGAAACTCAAACATACTTTTCTCGACCATTTCAGCAATGTCGTTTCCCTCGCCATCACCCCGGACAGCCACACTCTGGTGAGTGGGGCCTTAGACGGTCTCAAACTCTGGGATCTACTCGATCCGCAACCCCTTGACAGCGTGTGGCCCTTTCAGCCGATTTATTCCGTGGCGATTTCTCCCGACGGCACCCTCCTCGCCGTCGGAGATCGAGAAGGGGCGATCGCCTTGTGGCCCTTGCAACAAGATGGGGAAGCGATCCGCTTTTCCGAGACAATTGCTACCCCCTTTCGCCACGAAGCCGGGATTACTAGCCTCGCATTCAGCCCCGATGGCCGCCGTTTGGTCAGCGCCGGACTCGATCGCGCCATCCACGTGTGGAACCTGCAAACTGGGCAATTGGACGCCCCCAGCATCCGCACGCGATCGCCCCTGCGTTCTCTCGCCCTCAATCCCGTCGCCACGATCGCCGCAACGACCAGCCGCGACGGGATCAAAATCTGGAATTTGACCGACGCCACCTTACTCGCCGAACTCTCGGAAGATGTGACCGGAGTCGTGGCGATCGCTTGGAGTCCCGACGGGGAACGCTTGGCGACGGGAGGCTTGCAAAGAACCATCGAAATTTGGCATGGCGGTTCCCTTCCAGGTAGTGAAGTTCTCGCCACCACGGATGCAAACTACTAA
- the topA gene encoding type I DNA topoisomerase — MSTLVIVESPTKARTIRNYLPSDYRVEASMGHVRDLPQSASEIPASVKGEPWAQLGVNVEADFEPIYVIPKDKKKVVKELKAALKESDRLILATDEDREGESISWHLLQVLKPKVPIERMVFHEITEEAIQAALDNCRNLDEQLIRAQETRRILDRLVGYTLSPLLWKKIAWGLSAGRVQSVAVRLLVMRERERRRFRQGSYWDLKAFLTHAKHRFESKLIALDGKRLANGSDFDEATGQIAAGRDVVLLDEARARGLRDRLAGKPWTVGNIDERPLTRKPAAPFTTSTLQQEANRKLRLSARDTMRIAQNLYENGYITYMRTDSVHLSEQAITAARACVEQMYGPEYLSPKPRQYATKSKGAQEAHEAIRPAGSHFRTPQETGLSGREFQLYELIWKRTVASQMADARQTSIAVDLTVENALFRANGKRIDFPGFLRAYVEGSDDPDAALEDREVILPTMAVGDRPQCGEIEAISHETQPPARYTEASLVKMLESEGIGRPSTYASIIGTIVDRGYAQMTGNALIPTFTAFAVTDLLENYFPELVDTGFTARMEQTLDEISMGKVAWLPYLREFYLGESGLETQVKQQEDKIDPNEARTIELDNLDVKVRIGRYGAYLEAENGSETVKASIPKDLTPSDLDPQQVELLLRQKTEGPDQLGIDPETGAPVFLLIGSYGPYVQLGEATEENKKPKRASLPKGTTPDNVTLEMALGLLSLPRELGLHPETGAKVKAGLGRFGPYVVHDLGKEGKDYRSLKKDDDVLTIGLERALELLAEPKKGRGSRSKKAKEPLRELGTHPEDEAAVNIYDGPYGPYIKHGKTNASIPEGETVENITLERAVELLAAKASSAKTSRKSSKSSTTKKTTKKTTKSTGTKKTKSTSP, encoded by the coding sequence ATGTCAACCCTTGTGATCGTCGAATCCCCGACAAAAGCTCGCACCATTCGTAACTACCTCCCGTCTGACTACCGGGTCGAAGCGTCGATGGGTCACGTGCGCGACCTTCCCCAGTCGGCCAGCGAAATTCCCGCCTCGGTCAAAGGGGAACCGTGGGCGCAATTGGGGGTCAATGTGGAGGCCGATTTTGAACCGATTTACGTGATCCCCAAAGATAAAAAGAAAGTCGTCAAAGAACTCAAAGCCGCGCTCAAAGAAAGCGATCGCCTCATTCTCGCCACGGACGAAGACCGCGAGGGAGAAAGTATTAGCTGGCACTTACTCCAAGTTCTCAAACCCAAAGTGCCGATCGAACGGATGGTCTTTCACGAAATCACGGAAGAAGCAATCCAAGCCGCCCTCGACAACTGCCGCAACCTCGACGAACAGCTCATCCGCGCTCAAGAAACCCGCCGCATCCTCGATCGCCTCGTCGGCTATACCCTCTCTCCCCTGTTGTGGAAAAAAATTGCCTGGGGCCTCTCCGCCGGACGGGTACAATCCGTCGCCGTGCGCCTCTTGGTCATGCGCGAACGGGAACGGCGCCGCTTCCGCCAAGGCTCTTACTGGGATCTCAAAGCCTTCTTAACCCATGCCAAACACCGTTTCGAGTCCAAACTGATCGCCCTCGACGGCAAACGACTCGCCAACGGCAGCGATTTCGACGAAGCCACGGGTCAAATTGCCGCCGGACGGGATGTGGTCTTACTCGACGAAGCCAGGGCGCGGGGATTGCGCGATCGCCTCGCGGGCAAACCCTGGACGGTCGGCAACATTGACGAACGTCCCCTCACCCGCAAACCCGCCGCCCCCTTTACCACCTCGACCTTACAGCAAGAAGCCAACCGCAAGCTGCGCCTGTCGGCCCGCGACACGATGCGGATCGCCCAAAACCTCTACGAAAACGGCTACATCACCTACATGCGTACCGACTCGGTCCACCTGTCGGAACAGGCGATTACGGCGGCCCGCGCTTGCGTCGAGCAAATGTACGGCCCAGAATATCTCAGCCCCAAACCGCGCCAATATGCCACCAAGAGCAAAGGCGCCCAAGAAGCTCACGAAGCGATCCGTCCGGCGGGCAGTCATTTCCGCACCCCCCAAGAAACCGGACTCTCCGGGCGCGAGTTCCAACTCTACGAGCTGATTTGGAAGCGTACCGTCGCCTCTCAAATGGCCGATGCCCGCCAAACCTCGATCGCCGTCGATCTCACCGTCGAAAATGCCCTGTTTCGCGCCAATGGCAAGCGCATCGACTTCCCCGGGTTCCTACGCGCTTACGTCGAAGGCTCCGACGATCCCGATGCCGCCTTGGAAGACCGCGAAGTGATTTTACCGACGATGGCGGTGGGCGATCGCCCCCAATGTGGCGAAATTGAGGCGATCTCCCACGAAACTCAACCCCCCGCTCGCTATACCGAAGCCTCTCTCGTCAAAATGCTCGAAAGCGAAGGCATCGGACGTCCCAGTACCTACGCCAGCATTATCGGCACGATCGTCGATCGCGGCTACGCCCAAATGACGGGCAATGCCTTGATCCCCACCTTCACTGCCTTCGCCGTCACCGATTTACTCGAAAACTATTTCCCCGAACTAGTGGATACTGGGTTCACCGCCCGCATGGAACAAACCCTCGACGAAATTTCGATGGGGAAAGTCGCCTGGTTGCCCTACTTGCGCGAGTTCTATCTCGGCGAGTCGGGCTTGGAAACTCAGGTCAAACAACAAGAAGACAAGATCGACCCCAATGAGGCGCGCACGATCGAATTGGACAATCTCGATGTCAAAGTCCGCATCGGTCGCTACGGCGCCTATTTAGAAGCCGAAAACGGTTCGGAAACTGTCAAAGCTTCCATTCCCAAAGATCTGACCCCCTCGGACCTCGACCCCCAACAGGTGGAACTGTTGCTGCGCCAGAAAACCGAAGGCCCGGACCAACTCGGCATCGATCCGGAAACGGGCGCCCCGGTCTTCCTCCTGATCGGCAGTTACGGTCCTTACGTCCAACTCGGGGAAGCGACGGAAGAGAATAAAAAACCCAAACGCGCTTCTTTACCGAAAGGCACTACCCCGGATAACGTCACCTTAGAAATGGCTCTCGGTCTGCTCTCCCTACCTCGGGAACTGGGTTTACATCCGGAAACGGGCGCCAAAGTCAAAGCGGGTCTGGGTCGCTTCGGTCCCTATGTGGTCCACGATCTCGGTAAGGAGGGCAAAGATTATCGTTCCCTGAAAAAAGACGATGATGTCTTGACAATTGGCCTCGAACGTGCATTGGAATTGCTCGCCGAACCGAAAAAAGGGCGCGGCAGTCGCAGCAAGAAAGCGAAGGAACCGTTACGGGAACTCGGCACCCATCCGGAAGACGAGGCTGCCGTCAATATTTACGACGGACCTTACGGGCCGTACATCAAACACGGCAAGACCAATGCCTCGATTCCAGAAGGGGAAACGGTGGAAAATATCACCCTAGAACGGGCTGTCGAATTGCTGGCGGCGAAGGCGTCGAGTGCCAAAACTTCTCGCAAGTCGAGCAAGTCGAGTACGACGAAGAAAACGACGAAGAAAACGACAAAAAGCACGGGAACGAAGAAAACAAAAAGCACCAGTCCGTAA
- a CDS encoding acyl-CoA desaturase, with protein MTIATSTQETTGQDKPLKPSWSIILFMAAIHILALLAFLPSNFSWAAVALMLVLHWVTGGLGITLGLHRLVTHRSFQTPKWLEYFLVLCGTLACQGGPIQWVGLHRAHHTHSDTPLDPHDSHKGFWWSHMGWMLYESPAEAEVPRLTQDIGNDPFYQFCQNYLLPIQIVFGIGLYFLGEAIAPGLGWPFVIWGIFVRLVVVYHCTWFVNSATHKFGYQSHESKDESTNCWWVALTTYGEGWHNNHHAFQYSARHGLEWWEIDLTWMTIRFLQALGLANNIKLAPKQ; from the coding sequence ATGACGATTGCCACTTCAACACAAGAAACAACCGGGCAAGACAAGCCCCTCAAACCGAGTTGGTCGATTATCCTATTTATGGCGGCCATTCATATCCTGGCACTGTTGGCTTTTCTACCGAGCAACTTTAGCTGGGCTGCCGTCGCTTTAATGCTCGTTCTCCATTGGGTTACCGGAGGCTTGGGCATTACGTTGGGATTGCACCGTTTGGTAACGCACCGCAGTTTTCAAACCCCCAAATGGCTGGAATATTTCCTCGTTTTGTGCGGGACGTTGGCTTGTCAGGGAGGTCCGATTCAGTGGGTCGGACTGCACCGGGCGCATCATACTCACTCCGATACTCCATTAGACCCCCACGATTCTCATAAAGGATTCTGGTGGAGTCACATGGGCTGGATGTTGTACGAAAGTCCGGCAGAAGCCGAGGTGCCTCGCTTAACCCAAGATATCGGTAACGATCCGTTCTATCAATTTTGCCAAAACTATTTGTTGCCAATTCAAATTGTTTTCGGTATCGGTTTGTACTTCTTAGGCGAAGCGATCGCGCCGGGATTGGGTTGGCCCTTCGTAATTTGGGGTATTTTCGTACGCTTGGTCGTGGTTTATCACTGCACCTGGTTTGTCAACAGTGCCACTCATAAGTTTGGCTACCAAAGTCACGAGTCTAAAGATGAATCGACCAATTGCTGGTGGGTAGCGCTGACGACTTATGGTGAAGGTTGGCACAATAACCATCATGCGTTTCAATATTCGGCCCGTCACGGGTTGGAATGGTGGGAAATCGATCTGACCTGGATGACGATCCGATTTTTACAAGCGCTCGGTTTGGCGAACAATATTAAACTCGCACCGAAACAATAA
- a CDS encoding NAD(P)H-quinone oxidoreductase subunit N, with protein MNFANLAAQLNAGTILPEGIVIITLLAVLVGDLIVGRSSARWTPYLAIAGLGTAILALFSQWNNPDPIAFFGGFNGDPLSVVFRAIIALSAIVTILMSVRYVEQSGTSLAEFLMILLTATLGGMFLSGADELVMIFVSLETLSISSYLLTGYMKLDPRSNEAALKYLLIGAASSAVFLYGVSLLYGLSGGETRLSAIAAGIANGGTGVSIGLVIALVFAIAGISFKISAVPFHQWTPDVYEGSPTPVVAFLSVGSKTAGFALAIRLLVTAFPLVSEQWHFVFTALAILSMVLGNVVALAQTSLKRMLAYSSIGQAGFVTIGLIANTDAGYASMVFYLLVYLFMNLGAFSALILFSLRTGTDRISEYAGLYQKDPLLTLGLTVCLLSLGGIPPFAGFFGKLYLFWAGWQAGLYGLVLLGLVTSVISIYYYIRVVKMMVVKEPQEMSEAVKNYPAISWNLPGLRPLQVSLILTVVVTSLAGILSNPLFSLANDSIERTPMLQSALVQTETVASIPAPELAD; from the coding sequence ATGAACTTTGCCAATCTTGCAGCCCAGCTTAATGCCGGGACGATTTTGCCGGAGGGGATTGTCATTATCACCTTGCTGGCGGTCCTCGTCGGCGATTTGATTGTGGGGCGCTCTTCAGCGCGCTGGACCCCGTATCTGGCGATCGCCGGACTGGGTACGGCCATCCTCGCCTTATTTTCCCAGTGGAACAATCCCGATCCGATCGCCTTCTTCGGCGGTTTTAACGGCGATCCGCTCAGCGTCGTCTTTCGCGCGATTATTGCCCTGTCGGCGATCGTCACGATCCTGATGTCGGTGCGCTACGTCGAACAATCCGGCACCTCCCTGGCAGAATTTTTAATGATTCTGCTCACCGCCACCCTGGGGGGGATGTTCTTATCCGGCGCCGACGAGCTGGTGATGATTTTCGTTTCCTTAGAAACCCTGAGTATTTCCTCTTACTTACTCACGGGTTACATGAAACTCGACCCCCGTTCTAACGAGGCGGCGTTAAAATACCTCCTCATCGGTGCCGCCTCCTCGGCGGTGTTTCTCTACGGGGTTTCCTTGCTCTACGGACTCTCCGGGGGCGAAACCCGCTTGAGTGCGATCGCCGCAGGCATTGCCAACGGCGGGACGGGAGTCTCCATCGGCTTAGTCATCGCCCTGGTGTTCGCGATCGCCGGAATTTCCTTCAAAATCTCCGCCGTTCCCTTCCACCAATGGACTCCCGACGTTTACGAAGGCTCTCCCACCCCCGTCGTCGCCTTCCTCTCCGTCGGCTCCAAAACCGCAGGCTTCGCCCTCGCCATCCGCCTGCTGGTCACCGCTTTCCCCTTGGTTAGCGAACAGTGGCACTTCGTCTTTACCGCCCTCGCCATCCTCAGCATGGTCCTCGGGAACGTCGTCGCCCTCGCCCAAACCAGCCTCAAGCGGATGCTCGCCTATTCCTCCATCGGACAAGCCGGATTCGTCACCATCGGCTTAATCGCCAATACCGATGCCGGATATGCCAGCATGGTTTTCTACCTGCTGGTTTACCTGTTCATGAACTTGGGCGCCTTTAGTGCCTTAATTCTGTTCTCCCTGCGGACCGGAACCGATCGCATCAGCGAGTATGCAGGCTTGTACCAAAAAGACCCCTTACTCACCCTCGGTCTGACGGTTTGTTTGCTCTCCCTCGGCGGGATTCCTCCCTTCGCCGGATTCTTCGGCAAACTTTATCTCTTTTGGGCAGGTTGGCAAGCCGGACTCTACGGCTTGGTCCTGCTGGGTTTGGTCACCAGCGTGATCAGTATTTACTACTACATCCGCGTCGTCAAAATGATGGTGGTCAAAGAACCGCAAGAAATGTCCGAAGCGGTCAAAAATTACCCGGCGATCTCCTGGAATTTACCGGGATTGCGACCCTTACAAGTCAGCTTGATTCTGACCGTCGTGGTCACCTCTTTAGCCGGGATTCTCTCGAATCCGTTATTCTCGTTAGCCAACGATTCGATCGAGCGCACGCCGATGCTGCAATCGGCCCTCGTGCAAACGGAAACAGTTGCCTCGATTCCGGCTCCCGAATTGGCCGATTGA
- a CDS encoding class I SAM-dependent methyltransferase, whose product MERDLFKYHLDSPQPTGPISTPFLPIAGWIAVKSDVSIKSLSLGDRDRHISYSLNTGDRPDVESVYPGYRALGFHFLLSLQELSDSTSLAIAFEIEDKIYDFPIHFSLDATAIATFKQKKSAKLSQISSILQCPICQHPEFSQVHRDVVLKCNNCHAEFTGDRRHFNFLNSQLVDYGNIEATANISAFGYDAVASGLIEQFGDGLILDNGCGLKRHYYQNVVNLEIVDYPTTDVVAIGEKLPFKSNSFDAVFSFLVLEHVRHPFECAQEIMRVLKPGGTLYAIAPFLQPFHGYPNHYYNMTSNGLKNLFQESIEISECDVYEKALPIACLTWFLNAYLRGLPPKVAEEFKNMKVADLLKHHRDYQDCDFVTQLSPEVNDELACANYLIGIKR is encoded by the coding sequence ATGGAAAGGGATCTTTTTAAATATCACTTAGACTCACCTCAGCCAACCGGTCCAATCTCTACGCCCTTTCTGCCAATTGCCGGATGGATTGCGGTAAAATCAGATGTTTCAATTAAAAGTTTATCTCTGGGCGATCGCGATCGCCACATTTCCTATTCCTTAAACACGGGAGATCGTCCCGATGTCGAATCCGTTTATCCCGGTTATCGCGCCCTCGGTTTTCATTTCCTTCTTTCTTTACAAGAGTTAAGCGATTCTACCTCTTTGGCGATCGCCTTTGAAATAGAAGATAAAATTTACGATTTTCCCATTCATTTCTCGCTCGACGCAACGGCGATCGCCACTTTCAAGCAGAAAAAATCTGCAAAACTAAGCCAAATCTCCTCAATTCTTCAATGTCCGATTTGTCAGCATCCTGAATTCTCGCAAGTCCACCGCGATGTTGTTCTAAAATGTAACAACTGTCACGCCGAATTTACAGGCGATCGCCGTCACTTTAATTTCCTCAATTCTCAACTCGTCGATTACGGTAACATCGAAGCCACTGCCAATATTTCGGCCTTCGGTTATGACGCCGTTGCCTCTGGTTTAATCGAACAGTTCGGTGACGGTCTAATTTTAGATAATGGTTGTGGCTTAAAACGCCATTATTATCAAAATGTAGTCAATTTAGAAATCGTCGATTATCCCACCACCGATGTCGTGGCGATCGGAGAAAAGTTACCATTTAAATCGAATAGTTTTGATGCAGTTTTCTCTTTTTTAGTCTTAGAACACGTGCGCCATCCCTTTGAATGCGCTCAAGAAATCATGCGCGTTCTCAAACCGGGAGGAACGTTATATGCGATCGCCCCTTTTCTACAACCCTTTCACGGGTATCCCAACCATTACTACAATATGACTAGTAATGGTTTAAAAAACTTATTTCAAGAATCTATAGAAATTTCGGAATGTGATGTTTATGAAAAAGCATTACCGATCGCCTGTTTGACGTGGTTTCTCAATGCTTACCTTCGCGGTTTACCGCCCAAAGTCGCCGAGGAGTTTAAAAATATGAAAGTTGCCGATTTATTAAAACATCATCGAGACTATCAAGATTGTGATTTTGTGACCCAACTTAGTCCCGAAGTCAATGATGAGTTAGCTTGCGCCAATTATTTGATTGGAATTAAAAGATAG